The Candidatus Woesearchaeota archaeon genome contains a region encoding:
- a CDS encoding KH domain-containing protein — translation MREKNDEKGKVKISEEENKKHSPLDEPSAESSDEIDEDEFSAEIDSVSPMKHSKRADEELFSYTIKVPGDRIAAVIGKGGETKREIEAETGCILDIDSHENEIEIFSKDSIKLYTAKEVIRAISRGFNPKIAVQMLKSDYTFEVIELRHVISSVSQMKRLKGRVIGEGGKARKTIEDLTDTNISVYGKTIGVIGEASRVAIARKAIELLLKGSAHHSVYTWLERKRRELRDDEFKSEFGATDEKEIAEKKTGAKKDEASKEDFPK, via the coding sequence ATGAGAGAAAAAAATGATGAAAAGGGAAAAGTGAAGATTTCTGAAGAGGAAAATAAAAAACATTCCCCTTTGGATGAGCCAAGTGCAGAATCATCTGATGAGATTGATGAGGATGAATTTTCTGCAGAGATAGACTCAGTCAGCCCTATGAAGCACTCAAAAAGGGCGGATGAGGAGCTTTTTTCATACACAATAAAAGTGCCTGGCGACAGGATAGCCGCAGTAATCGGGAAGGGCGGAGAAACCAAAAGAGAGATTGAGGCTGAAACCGGCTGCATCCTGGACATTGACAGCCATGAAAATGAGATTGAAATCTTCAGCAAGGACTCAATAAAACTATACACTGCCAAGGAAGTGATAAGGGCAATAAGCCGCGGCTTCAACCCGAAGATTGCAGTCCAGATGCTCAAGTCAGACTACACTTTTGAAGTGATAGAGCTGAGGCATGTGATAAGCTCTGTTTCCCAGATGAAAAGGCTGAAAGGCAGGGTTATTGGAGAAGGCGGAAAGGCAAGGAAGACAATAGAAGACCTGACTGACACAAACATAAGCGTCTACGGAAAGACAATAGGCGTAATAGGCGAGGCATCAAGGGTTGCGATAGCAAGAAAGGCAATAGAGTTGCTCCTCAAGGGAAGCGCCCACCACTCAGTATACACATGGCTTGAAAGGAAGAGGAGAGAACTAAGGGATGATGAGTTCAAAAGTGAATTCGGCGCAACAGACGAGAAGGAAATAGCCGAGAAAAAAACAGGCGCGAAAAAGGATGAGGCTTCTAAAGAGGATTTTCCAAAATAA
- a CDS encoding DNA topoisomerase VI subunit B: MAEKEKAEKKPEGKITDYIEKKQEKKTEEKEHKKEIEESKNNGSDNVIAFELAKKQQEISVAEFFEKNRHLLGFDNKRKALLTAIKEAVDNSLDACEEARILPELLVEIVEMGEEKFRVSVADNGPGIVREQIPNIFAKLLYGSKFHTLKQARGQQGIGISAAALYGQLTTGKPIRIISKISPKHPAYYYELHIDTKNNKPEILKQEEREWDIEHGTRIEIDLEAIYQKGDQSVDEYLKQTAIINPHATITYTNPKAEQFIFARVSKELPAEAKEIKPHPYGVELGLLLKMLKSAEERTLQSFLTSQFSRVGAGTAKEICEKAAMLPNSKPHEIDRNQGEKLIDAIRNTRIIAPSPDCLSPIGAQNLENGLRKEINAEFYTSTARPPSVYRGNPFVIECAIAYGGQIPGDKQATILRFANRVPLLYQQGACAATKSITATNWKSYGLSQSNGAVPVGPCVIAIHLASVWAPFTSEAKEAIAHYPEIIREMKLALQECGRELTKYIHKKYRVNDAIKKKSYIEKYLPHIALALKELLGLTETEEKKLQAAIKELLEKTRQIESISDEGSEEEDNGREKFGIKGNVEEELENAEDSDDEGSE, translated from the coding sequence ATGGCAGAGAAAGAAAAAGCGGAGAAAAAGCCCGAAGGCAAAATCACCGACTACATTGAGAAAAAGCAGGAAAAGAAAACAGAGGAGAAAGAGCATAAAAAAGAGATTGAAGAGAGTAAGAATAATGGTTCAGATAATGTAATCGCGTTTGAGCTTGCAAAAAAGCAGCAGGAAATCTCAGTTGCGGAATTCTTTGAGAAAAACAGGCACCTTCTCGGCTTTGACAACAAGAGGAAGGCACTCCTCACTGCAATAAAAGAGGCAGTGGACAACTCGCTTGACGCCTGCGAGGAGGCAAGAATACTTCCCGAGCTCCTTGTTGAGATTGTGGAAATGGGGGAGGAAAAATTCAGGGTGTCAGTTGCAGACAACGGACCTGGAATAGTTAGAGAGCAGATTCCAAACATATTCGCAAAGCTTCTCTATGGAAGCAAGTTCCACACGCTGAAGCAGGCGAGGGGGCAGCAGGGGATAGGGATATCTGCTGCAGCGCTCTACGGACAGCTGACAACAGGGAAGCCGATAAGGATAATCTCAAAAATTTCCCCAAAGCATCCTGCATACTACTACGAGCTTCACATTGACACGAAAAACAACAAGCCGGAAATCCTGAAGCAGGAAGAGCGGGAATGGGATATTGAGCATGGCACAAGAATAGAAATAGACCTTGAGGCAATTTACCAGAAGGGCGACCAGTCAGTTGACGAGTATCTCAAGCAGACAGCAATCATAAATCCGCACGCGACAATAACCTACACAAACCCCAAGGCAGAACAGTTCATATTCGCAAGGGTGTCAAAAGAGCTTCCTGCTGAAGCAAAGGAGATAAAGCCCCACCCATACGGAGTGGAGCTCGGGCTTCTCCTGAAAATGCTGAAGAGCGCAGAGGAAAGGACGCTGCAAAGCTTCCTGACAAGCCAATTCTCAAGAGTAGGCGCTGGAACTGCAAAAGAGATATGCGAAAAGGCAGCAATGCTTCCAAATTCAAAGCCCCATGAGATAGACCGGAACCAGGGAGAAAAGCTGATTGATGCGATAAGGAACACAAGGATAATAGCACCCTCTCCGGACTGCCTTTCACCTATAGGCGCACAGAATCTTGAGAACGGGCTCCGAAAGGAGATTAATGCTGAATTCTACACTTCAACTGCAAGACCGCCATCTGTCTACAGGGGAAACCCGTTTGTGATAGAATGCGCAATCGCATACGGCGGGCAGATTCCGGGAGACAAGCAGGCGACAATTCTCAGGTTTGCAAACAGGGTTCCCCTGCTTTACCAGCAGGGAGCCTGCGCAGCAACAAAATCAATAACAGCCACAAACTGGAAATCATACGGGCTATCCCAGAGCAACGGGGCAGTGCCTGTAGGACCATGCGTGATAGCAATACACCTTGCATCTGTATGGGCTCCGTTTACAAGCGAGGCAAAAGAGGCAATAGCCCACTACCCTGAAATAATCAGGGAGATGAAGCTTGCCCTCCAGGAATGCGGGAGAGAACTTACAAAATACATACACAAGAAATACAGGGTAAATGATGCGATAAAGAAAAAGTCCTACATTGAGAAATACCTTCCTCACATAGCACTAGCGTTAAAAGAGCTTCTCGGGCTCACTGAAACCGAGGAGAAAAAACTCCAGGCGGCAATAAAGGAGCTCCTTGAAAAGACAAGGCAGATTGAAAGCATTTCAGATGAAGGCTCTGAGGAAGAGGACAACGGAAGGGAGAAATTCGGGATAAAAGGGAATGTTGAGGAAGAGCTTGAGAATGCCGAGGACAGCGATGATGAGGGCAGTGAGTAA
- a CDS encoding DNA topoisomerase IV subunit A encodes MKDEMIKRIKELSRNLYESIIQQKKPQLSMPVRSLSNVDFDKAKGYFEIGNEKKTRTLTVNTSKTFAQTLRMLSLSKSLIETDDIATKREAYYVSKNWGEARFLEQPESDMVMDDIEAMFMVNREQIGFIPEEKGGDVSGELIVVDKDPETGKEIKIDCTKMGTGAYSIPSSVEHLQFETTANFILAIETAGMYQRLVKHAYFRKSKSILISLGGVPTRACRRFIRRLSDEKDIPVYVFTDGDPYGYLNIYRTLKVGSGNAAHINKFFCVPKAKYMGITPGDINDYKLPTHPLKEVDIKRVKDGFKNDPFVKAYPEWQKALNQMVEMKKRAEQQALAQHGLNFVITDYLPQKLENQKTWLP; translated from the coding sequence ATGAAAGATGAAATGATAAAAAGAATAAAGGAGCTCTCAAGGAATCTGTATGAGAGCATAATTCAGCAGAAGAAGCCCCAGCTTTCAATGCCTGTTCGCTCGCTATCAAACGTGGATTTTGACAAGGCAAAGGGATATTTTGAGATAGGAAATGAGAAGAAGACAAGGACTCTTACTGTAAACACATCAAAGACATTCGCTCAGACATTAAGAATGTTGTCGCTCTCAAAAAGCCTTATTGAAACAGATGACATTGCAACAAAGAGAGAGGCATACTATGTGTCAAAGAACTGGGGCGAGGCAAGGTTCCTTGAGCAGCCGGAATCAGACATGGTAATGGATGACATTGAAGCAATGTTCATGGTTAATAGGGAGCAGATAGGGTTCATTCCTGAGGAAAAGGGGGGCGATGTCTCAGGAGAACTTATTGTAGTGGATAAAGACCCCGAAACAGGAAAGGAGATAAAAATTGACTGCACCAAGATGGGAACAGGCGCATACTCAATCCCGAGCAGCGTCGAGCACCTGCAGTTCGAGACAACGGCAAATTTCATACTTGCAATAGAGACAGCTGGAATGTACCAGAGGCTTGTAAAGCATGCCTATTTCAGGAAATCAAAATCAATACTGATATCGCTTGGGGGAGTCCCGACAAGGGCATGCAGGCGGTTCATAAGAAGGCTTTCTGATGAAAAAGACATTCCAGTCTATGTGTTCACAGACGGAGACCCATACGGATACCTGAACATCTACAGGACTCTTAAGGTGGGAAGCGGAAATGCAGCCCACATCAACAAGTTCTTCTGCGTCCCAAAGGCAAAATACATGGGAATCACCCCGGGAGACATAAACGATTACAAGCTTCCAACCCATCCCCTCAAGGAAGTGGACATAAAAAGGGTTAAGGACGGATTCAAGAACGACCCGTTTGTCAAGGCATACCCTGAATGGCAGAAGGCCCTAAACCAAATGGTTGAGATGAAAAAGAGGGCTGAGCAGCAGGCGCTTGCACAGCACGGGCTCAACTTTGTGATTACTGACTACCTTCCGCAAAAGCTGGAAAACCAGAAAACATGGCTTCCTTAA